A single genomic interval of Penicillium psychrofluorescens genome assembly, chromosome: 2 harbors:
- a CDS encoding uncharacterized protein (ID:PFLUO_002754-T1.cds;~source:funannotate) yields the protein MAAVFIPPSPQPTLNMSTRRPLANVPNATNSPHRSGLVPAKRARPTQIEIPYGQPPPKKQVTETDARSPAQTKSISAAYQGADSRQLFAARRSNNATPSAFEKKLVAARDKDRPLQTKAAKTEKPSAETLDTIRQWQRHYRKAFPQFVFYFDSIPEDVRRKCSRQVTALGAQEEKFFSRLVTHVITSRSIPPEAANTSPIEAEGELANGDGHMQTVNPSLLEKNGDSHLHASLKNDTRREQGNMDILQRARQMGMKIWALEKLQRMITTINDSEIGGQHDSAARSKAAGGNTAHGKGDNDLSRVLRQELLNGPSDRDPLSSMEMIMFKGSFIYIHDMNEKTKPVMVKEYPRVPRRQDGIWPQFRSAPLGKCPFIDEPPSRKDYDSHRIREHQESKAAMRKAQESRGTRETKAAAPERAAGPKADTSGSQGRRISPPIQAEMPAKLSLDGHERKSSESFIPPHFPRTGPFYAGREPAASGVQPSNITSAIRSQMISSTAAGPGAKAGLSKEVHGLQRKVLEKGAGGPPPTGSMAAPQRHVDGSATQHVSKGKSIQQGKNGHSNEKEATRTEGNGVKRPREERRNSQQTQQKKPERKRDPKPGYCENCRDKFDDFEEHTLTRKHRRFAANSTNWAELDALLFDIQRPLKEEYQFHD from the exons ATGGCCGCTGTGTTCATTCCACCCTCGCCACAGCCCACCCTGAACATGTCGACTCGCCGACCGCTCGCCAATGTGCCGAATGCCACCAATTCTCCCCACAGGTCCGGCCTCGTGCCCGCCAAACGAGCTCGACCAACTCAAATCGAGATTCCCTATGGCCAGCCCCCGCCAAAGAAGCAGGTGACGGAGACGGATGCCCGGTCTCCTGCGCAGACCAAGTCCATATCCGCCGCCTATCAGGGTGCAGACTCGAGGCAGCTCTTCGCTGCGCGGCGGTCCAACAACGCGACGCCTAGTGCCTTTGAAAAGAAGCTCGTCGCGGCCCGGGATAAGGATCGGCCGCTTCAGACGAAAGCTGCTAAGACGGAGAAGCCCTCGGCGGAGACGCTCGATACTATTCGTCAATGGCAGAGACATTACCGCAAGGCTTTTCCTCAGTTTGTCTTTTACTTTGATAGCATCCCCGAGGATGTTCGACGGAAATGTTCTCGCCAGGTCACTGCCCTTGGAGCT CAAGAGGAGAAGTTCTTCTCGCGTCTAGTCACCCATGTGATCACATCGCGTTCCATCCCCCCCGAAGCCGCGAACACAAGCCCGAtcgaggcggagggagagCTGGCGAATGGAGATGGCCACATGCAAACGGTCAACCCATCGTTGCTGGAAAAGAATGGTGACTCGCATTTGCATGCATCTCTGAAAAATGACACACGGCGTGAGCAGGGAAATATGGATATCCTCCAGAGAGCCCGGCAGATGGGCATGAAGATCTGGGCGCTGGAAAAGTTGCAGCGTATGATTACCACGATCAATGACAGCGAGATTGGCGGCCAGCATGATAGTGCCGCTCGCAGTAAGGCTGCTGGCGGGAATACCGCGCATGGAAAGGGCGATAATGACCTCTCTCGAGTCCTGCGCCAAGAGCTCTTGAATGGACCTTCGGACCGTGATCCCTTGTCgtcgatggagatgatcaTGTTCAAGGGCTCGTTCATCTACATTCACGATATGAACGAGAAAACCAAGCCAGTTATGGTCAAGGAGTATCCGCGGGTTCCCAGACGGCAGGATGGGATTTGGCCGCAGTTCAGAAGTGCGCCTCTGGGTAAATGCCCTTTCATTGACGAGCCTCCAAGCAGGAAGGACTATGACAGTCACCGAATCCGTGAACACCAGGAGAGCAAAGCCGCCATGCGCAAAGCCCAGGAATCTCGAGGCACCCGGGAAACCAAAGCTGCGGCTCCGGAGCGAGCAGCAGGCCCAAAGGCTGACACCAGCGGAAGCCAGGGACGACGTATATCGCCTCCAATTCAGGCAGAGATGCCGGCAAAGCTCTCGCTAGACGGCCACGAGCGAAAGAGCTCTGAAAGCTTCATCCCACCCCATTTCCCCCGAACCGGTCCCTTCTACGCTGGCCGTGAACCTGCCGCATCTGGTGTGCAACCGTCCAACATCACGTCGGCCATTCGCTCTCAGATGATCTCCTCGACTGCTGCAGGACCTGGGGCCAAGGCGGGCTTGAGTAAGGAAGTTCATGGCTTGCAGCGAAAGGTTCTTGAAAAAGGTGCCGGTGGTCCTCCTCCAACGGGCTCCATGGCAGCTCCTCAGCGCCATGTTGATGGATCTGCGACGCAGCATGTTTCCAAAGGCAAGAGCATCCAACAGGGCAAGAATGGCCACAGcaatgagaaagaagcaaCCAGGACTGAAGGCAATGGAGTGAAGCGGCCACGGGAAGAGCGCAGGAACAGCCAGCAAACCCAGCAGAAGAAGCCTGAGCGGAAGAGAGACCCGAAACCCGGGTATTGCGAGAACTGCAGGGACAAATTTGATGACTTCGAAGAG CACACCCTCACGAGGAAGCACCGTCGGTTTGCGGCCAACTCGACCAACTGGGCCGAGCTTGATGCACTGCTCTTTGATATCCAACGGCCTCTGAAGGAGGAATACCAATTCCATGATTAG
- a CDS encoding uncharacterized protein (ID:PFLUO_002756-T1.cds;~source:funannotate), which translates to MGRTLTYPKRTSNTVNRYNHRATYDLGAIHSIVNASQVLHVSFNPGPEDPFPTILPMIGQMGSFDYPSATIEEPLECYLHGYVSSRIMNLARKSEGDGLPICVATSKVDGLVLSLTPNSHSYNYRSAVLHGYATLVTDEQEKLWAMKLVTNSVLEDRWDHSRVPPDKAEMSSTVILKVKIVDGSGKIRDGSVSDERKDKDNREVTGRVWTGVVPVWETFGKPIPSAENEVQEVPEYINSFIASKNTQNQALAEGAVKVQLPPEEQS; encoded by the exons ATGGGACGAACACTGACATATCCAAAGCGGACCTCCAACACGGTCAACCGCTATAACCACCGTG CAACATACGACTTGGGCGCCATCCACTCCATTGTCAACGCCTCCCAGGTACTCCATGTCTCCTTCAACCCGGGGCCGGAGGATCCGTTTCCGACCATCTTGCCCATGATCGGGCAGATGGGATCGTTCGACTATCCCTCGGCCACCATTGAAGAGCCGCTCGAGTGTTATCTGCACGGCTACGTTAGCTCGCGCATCATGAATCTGGCGCGTAAATCCGAGGGCGACGGACTGCCCATCTGCGTGGCCACCAGCAAAGTCGACGGCCTGGTCCTATCCCTCACGCCCAACTCACACAGCTACAACTACCGCTCGGCCGTGCTGCACGGGTACGCCACGCTCGTCACCGACGAACAGGAGAAGCTCTGGGCCATGAAGCTGGTCACCAACTCCGTGCTTGAAGACCGCTGGGACCACTCGCGCGTGCCGCCCGACAAGGCGGAGATGTCCTCCACCGTCATCCTCAAGGTTAAGATTGTTGATGGGAGCGGCAAGATCCGTGATGGGAGCGTGTCGGATGAGCGCAAGGATAAGGATAATCGCGAGGTCACCGGCCGTGTCTGGACTGGCGTGGTTCCGGTTTGGGAGACCTTTGGAAAGCCGATCCCTAGCGCAGAGAACGAGGTGCAAGAGGTGCCGGAGTATATCAACTCCTTCATCGCCAGCAAGAACACGCAGAACCAAGCTCTTGCGGAGGGTGCGGTGAAAGTGCAATTGCCCCCGGAGGAACAGTCCTAA
- a CDS encoding uncharacterized protein (ID:PFLUO_002752-T1.cds;~source:funannotate) produces the protein MPLIQLSPHAFISLPAHPSLPPNSARPELSQFITTALREAISLLDTTIPSTLTADSKLRPAPPSHAKVKLLRGWRKPAQSDSSQAQNGPGKGEFWVCRLSEHVDSAVSGTASWEEFEDGLRHDHAKHEMEYTPSVTALENLLQWEGPELEMELEVEGVVYTDFEVEVNLITHTFRPGALIAPRSFVSLTISAKISNKLDPEQVQQQQQSPPGFVTIQIPLHPDPSSTPAELHQRIHSTVPRRTIFASYASVERVVSRRSSTQGSANSETTGSGHVLWTMATTSDAGGSIPQWVQRNWTLGGVPRAVVADVGLFIGWTDERRKSRVMTGSS, from the exons ATGCCTCTCATCCAACTCAGTCCGCACGCCTTCATCTCCCTCCCGGCGCACCCATCTCTCCCCCCCAACTCAGCCCGTCCAGAACTATCCCagttcatcaccaccgccctccGCGAAGCCATCTCCCTTCTCGACACGACCATCCCCTCCACCCTAACCGCAGACTCGAAGCTCCGTccggcgccgccatcgcaCGCGAAAGTAAAGCTACTGCGCGGGTGGAGAAAACCCGCACAGTCAGACTCTAGTCAAGCTCAAAACGGGCCAGGGAAGGGCGAGTTTTGGGTCTGTCGCCTAAGCGAACATGTTGACTCAGCTGTGTCTGGCACGGCGTCTTGGGAGGAGTTCGAGGATGGATTGCGGCACGATCATGCGAAGCACGAGATGGAGTATACGCCCAGCGTGACGGCTCTGGAGAACTTGTTACAGTGGGAGGGCCcggagttggagatggagctggaggtcgagggagtGGTGTATACGGATTTCGAAGTGGAGG TCAATCTGATCACACACACCTTCCGTCCAGGCGCGCTGATCGCGCCGCGCTCGTTTGTCTCTCTGACCATATCCGCCAAAATCAGCAACAAGCTAGACCCCGAGCAggtgcagcagcaacagcagagCCCACCAGGATTCGTCACTATCCAAATACCATTACACCCAGACCCATCCTCTACGCCGGCAGAGCTGCACCAAAGAATCCACTCCACCGTGCCGCGGAGAACAATATTCGCCAGCTACGCCAGCGTAGAGCGCGTCGTGTCGCGCCGCTCTTCCACCCAGGGCAGCGCTAATTCAGAGACTACGGGTTCCGGCCATGTACTGTGGACTATGGCGACAACTTCCGACGCCGGTGGGTCGATCCCGCAGTGGGTTCAGAGGAACTGGACGTTGGGGGGTGTTCCGCGCGCGGTCGTTGCGGATGTGGGATTGTTTATTGGGTGGACTGACgagcggaggaagagtcgAGTGATGACTGGTAGCTCTTGA
- a CDS encoding uncharacterized protein (ID:PFLUO_002755-T1.cds;~source:funannotate) yields MTCRLLLRCALRGRLPAPSRPICRSVAHRAPLRSYATSVAAADLKFGQPLHETHPHILNPGELTPGITALEYAHRRSRLANKLPKGAVAVLAASEVKYRASGIFHEYRQESNFYYLTGFNEPNALAVIANDGSGNNHIFHLYVREKNPKAELWDGARSGTRAAVDVFNADETGDIEQISEILPKILSEATEVFSDIPTFDGSKSTLHRFLYGPTVASEKLKKFVDHRKVKPLKGMLNEMRAFKSENEVVHMRRLGQASGRAFTESMRHDFDGEKDLCSFLEYQFKVNGCDTSAFVPVVAGGSNALSIHYTRNDDLLRDGDLVLVDGGGELGGYISDITRTWPVNGKFTGPQRDLYNAVLNVHRTCLALCRESSNLTLDKLHGIAENGLKDQLQQLGFDVSGTAMTTLFPHHLGHYIGLDVHDCAGYSRGYELKAGQCITIEPGIYVPDDDRWPSHFRGIGIRIEDSVCVGNDHPIVLTTEAVKEVDDIEALRS; encoded by the exons ATGACGTGCaggttgctgctgcgatgcGCCCTTCGAGGTCGTTTACCTGCGCCCTCTCGCCCGATATGTCGGAGTGTTGCTCACCGAGCTCCTCTTCGGTCGTATGCGACGTCGGTTGCCGCCGCGGATCTCAAGTTCGGCCAACCATTGCACGAGACACATCCCCATATTCTGAACCCTGGAGAAC TCACTCCCGGGATAACCGCCCTGGAATATGCCCATCGCCGCTCCCGACTCGCCAATAAACTACCCAAGGGCGCAGTTGCGGTGTTGGCCGCGTCCGAGGTCAAGTACCGTGCTTCGGGCATCTTTCATGAGTACCGCCAAGAGTCCAATTTCTATTACCTGACAG GATTCAACGAACCGAATGCGCTGGCGGTTATCGCGAACGACGGATCCGGCAACAATCACATCTTTCACCTCTATGTGCGCGAGAAGAACCCCAAGGCGGAGCTCTGGGACGGAGCCCGGTCCGGCACTCGGGCAGCCGTGGACGTCTTCAATGCGGACGAA ACCGGAGACATTGAACAAATTAGTGAGATTCTTCCAAAGATCCTCAGCGAAGCTACCGAAGTTTTCTCCGACATCCCCACGTTTGACGGCTCGAAGTCGACTCTGCATCGCTTTCTATACGGACCGACGGTTGCAtcggagaagctgaagaaatTCGTCGACCACCGCAAGGTGAAGCCGCTGAAGGGAATGTTGAATGAGATGAGGGCGTTCAAGAGCGAGAATGAAGTGGTGCATATGCGTCGACTTGGGCAAGCGTCCGGCCGCGCCTTCACCGAGTCCATGCGGCATGATTTCGACGGAGAAAAAGATCTGTGCTCGTTTCTGGAGTACCAGTTCAAAGTGAATGGCTGCGATACGAGCGCGTTTGTCCCCGTAGTCGCTGGTGGCTCTAATGCCCTGAGCATTCATTACACGAGGAACGACGATCTCCTACGAGATGGAGATTTGGTTCTGGTtgatggtggcggcgaaCTAGGTGGCTATATTTCCGATATCACCAGGACATGGCCCGTCAATGGGAAATTCACCGGGCCGCAACGGGATCTCTACAATGCCGTGCTCAATGTCCACCGGACTTGTCTTGCTCTATGTCGGGAAAGTTCGAATCTTACTCTGGACAAGCTACACGGAATCGCCGAGAATGGGCTCAAGGACCAACTACAGCAGCTTGGCTTTGATGTCTCAGGGACT GCCATGACGACTCTTTTCCCGCATCACTTAGGACACTATATTGGTCTGGATGTTCATGACTGCGCTGGCTATTCCCGGGGGTATGAACTGAAGGCGGGCCAATGTATCACGATCGAACC CGGTATCTATGTTCCCGACGACGACCGGTGGCCGTCACATTTCCGCGGCATTGGCATCCGCATCGAGGATAGCGTGTGTGTTGGGAATGACCATCCGATTGTGTTGACTACGGAGGCCGTTAAAGAG GTCGATGATATCGAAGCCCTGCGGTCATAG
- a CDS encoding uncharacterized protein (ID:PFLUO_002759-T1.cds;~source:funannotate): protein MLLQLSQPQDHPPALPLFHQLRHGLEPLASSITNVTYIPQDYTNDIVAAGYPVIYPDPNNPGVQYFVGYTREVNGGIVVNANNYTLVYEGFYRAPTTGEYTFCSSADNVNYFYLGDGLAFDCGSGTPDPDAPALTVSSAGGNYNNPISCGTVQLTADEFYPIRDVFGNGDAVSAFNLTIQAPGESPTNDNSGRLYPVDCRLDG from the exons ATGCTACTACAACTATCACAACCTCAGGATCACCCCCCGGCACTACCACTATTCCACCAGCTACGAC ATGGGCTTGAGCCTCTCGCTTCTTCTATCACCAATGTCACCTACATCCCACAGGATTACACGAATGATATCGTCGCTGCGGGATACCCCGTTATCTACCCAGACCCAAATAACCCCGGAGTCCAATACTTTGTTGGCTACACTCGCGAAGTCAATGGCGGTATCGTGGTCAATGCAAACAATTATACGCTCGTCTACGAAGGCTTCTACAGAGCCCCCACAACTGGCGAATACACGTTCTGTTCTTCTGCCGATAACGTGAATTACTTCTACCTTGGAGATGGTCTCGCCTTTGACTGTGGCAGCGGCACACCGGACCCAGATGCCCCGGCATTGACTGTTTCTTCCGCCGGAGGCAACTACAATAACCCGATTTCTTGTGGTACCGTTCAACTGACTGCAGATGAATTCTATCCTATACGGGATGTGTTCGGCAACGGCGATGCTGTGTCTGCATTCAACCTCACGATCCAAGCACCTGGCGAATCCCCTACGAATGATAACTCGGGCCGTCTGTACCCCGTTGATTGCCGCCTGGATGGGTAA
- a CDS encoding uncharacterized protein (ID:PFLUO_002753-T1.cds;~source:funannotate): protein MATPSRSLQASAVTFAVLSLAHTVSGREWQADPRFKSLARTKAWSCAKVGWYQGSALFLMTSIIHYQWSRNPLALQDPLNRAVAGVVNALLWASSGWYFKNGISDNGWAVGLSAALHAYSVVSNAF from the exons ATGGCCACCCCATCGCGCTCCCTGCAGGCATCCGCCGTAACCTTCGCCGTCCTCTCCCTCGCACACACG GTCAGCGGCAGAGAATGGCAAGCCGATCCACGCTTTAAGTCCCTCGCGCGCACCAAGGCATGGTCCTGCGCCAAAGTCGGCTGGTACCAGGGGAGCGCCCTTTTCTTGATGACCAGTATCATTCACTACCAATGGTCCCGGAACCCGCTGGCCCTCCAGGATCCGCTGAACAGAgccgttgctggtgttgttAATGCGCTGCTGTGGGCTAGCTCTGGTTGGTACTTCAAGAATGGGATTAGTGATAATGGCTGGGCTGTTGGGTTGTCTGCTGCGTTGCATGCCTATAGTGTTGTGAGCAATGCTTTTTAG
- a CDS encoding uncharacterized protein (ID:PFLUO_002757-T1.cds;~source:funannotate), which produces MRVLKTALTLLPLYCIPAVLGILPGPSYPAPREISGKSSSVAASWKNVTAILDQTLNGGGLGTLGSALLKNTTFSMGMFSLHDQDTHCMQYHHTSLATLNGTVGAKKVDGSTIYRIASISKLITTYAGMIELDENDWNIPLSRIFPGFKDFVEKKAEDYDAVQDIQWDKITIGDIAAQIGGIPRLGIPVSSDFLLSALSDPSVLDTWGLPPPDLAKQEAQYPCAKYLTSGSFDKCSIQEYSEGIASNPPRYPPAASPLYSDSGFFLLGGALSNLTGMSMDDLYSKAVFEPLGLKNTMSNPPTDPAVIARTVIPTTLAAELLNIPITTPSGGLFSTIDDLSKIGVSILNSTLLPTDKTNRWMKPVSFTGELHYALGRPWEIYRYVHQDSGVVTDIYTKLGDSGDYCGLLVLLPDFELGFTILGASSLGVHTQAVQLVADLLTDSIMPALMTQARREAVANLAGTYTPKDKSLNTTLTLSAPPSSNPAPGLVISEWISNGTDIKNILAKSLLDLVPQIPVPPANPDLVRLVPTIQDVAASGQIAFQMDTVNPTGPVAGHLFSKMYDVGDWASTIDQLTYQGIPVNEFVFHVDKKTGKAYSVTPSAYDVELERKN; this is translated from the coding sequence ATGCGAGTCCTCAAAACCGCTCTCACGCTTCTTCCGCTCTACTGCATCCCTGCAGTCCTTGGCATCCTCCCGGGCCCGTCTTACCCTGCTCCGAGGGAAATCAGCGGCAAGTCCAGCTCGGTGGCCGCTAGCTGGAAAAATGTCACGGCGATTTTGGACCAGACCCTCAATGGCGGTGGACTGGGTACATTGGGCTCGGCCCTACTAAAGAACaccaccttctcgatggGCATGTTCTCGCTGCACGACCAGGACACCCATTGCATGCAGTACCATCACACATCTTTAGCCACCCTCAATGGCACCGTGGGCGCGAAAAAGGTCGATGGCAGCACCATCTACCGTATTGCCAGTATCTCCAAGCTCATCACCACCTATGCGGGCATgatcgagctggatgaaAATGACTGGAACATTCCTTTGTCGCGCATTTTCCCAGGCTTCAAGGATTTCGTGGAaaagaaggccgaagatTACGATGCCGTGCAGGATATACAGTGGGACAAGATTACTATTGGCGACATCGCGGCCCAGATTGGCGGCATCCCGCGCCTAGGCATACCGGTCAGCTCGGACTTCTTGTTGTCAGCTCTGTCGGATCCCTCCGTCCTAGATACCTGGGGCCTGCCGCCACCTGACCTGGCCAAGCAGGAGGCCCAGTATCCCTGCGCCAAGTACCTAACATCTGGCTCATTTGACAAGTGCAGTATCCAGGAATACAGCGAAGGTATCGCTTCCAACCCACCTAGGTACCCACCCGCCGCCAGTCCACTCTATTCCGACAgtggcttcttcctcctcggcggggCGCTGTCTAACCTGACTGGGATGTCCATGGATGATTTGTACAGCAAAGCCGTTTTCGAGCCCCTCGGTCTCAAGAACACCATGTCCAACCCGCCCACCGATCCTGCAGTCATCGCTCGCACTGTTATCCCCACAACACTAGCTGCTGAATTACTCAATATCCCCATTACCACTCCCTCTGGTGGCTTGTTTTCGACCATCGATGACCTGTCTAAGATCGGCGTTAGTATTCTTAACTCAACACTCTTGCCTACCGATAAGACCAACCGCTGGATGAAGCCGGTCTCCTTCACCGGAGAGCTGCACTATGCCCTCGGCCGCCCGTGGGAAATTTATCGATATGTGCACCAAGACTCGGGTGTGGTCACAGACATCTATACCAAGCTGGGTGATTCAGGAGACTATTGCGGCCTGCTCGTGCTGTTGCCGGATTTTGAGCTCGGTTTCACCATTCTCGGCGCCAGTTCCTTGGGCGTTCATACGCAAGCCGTGCAGCTTGTCGCCGACCTCCTCACCGACTCCATTATGCCCGCTCTAATGACCCAAGCCCGTCGCGAAGCCGTCGCCAACCTGGCGGGAACCTACACTCCTAAAGACAAGAGCCTGAACACCACTCTGACCCTGTCCGCTCCCCCGTCATCCAATCCGGCCCCGGGCCTTGTCATCTCGGAGTGGATCAGCAACGGCACAGACATCAAGAACATTCTAGCCAAAAGTTTGTTAGACCTGGTTCCCCAAATTCCGGTGCCACCAGCGAACCCCGACCTGGTCAGGCTTGTTCCCACAATTCAAGATGTCGCAGCTTCGGGTCAGATTGCATTCCAAATGGATACCGTCAACCCCACCGGGCCCGTGGCAGGCCATTTGTTCTCCAAGATGTACGATGTGGGAGACTGGGCTAGCACAATCGATCAACTCACGTACCAAGGTATACCTGTCAACGAGTTCGTGTTCCACGTCGATAAGAAGACAGGAAAGGCATATTCTGTGACGCCGAGTGCGTACGATGTCGagctggagaggaagaaTTGA
- a CDS encoding uncharacterized protein (ID:PFLUO_002751-T1.cds;~source:funannotate): MTLRLTSAPVSGIKKRSSTARTHPSPFAAHARRKPTSSGAGVKGAASDWGVDDPLPDQGSSQYISETAPVQNVVQAIQYIRTGMFDELPARAGMNSTRIAEVLNLRRSLPPLASVAHVHTLLDAPTQVEREIVELVQSGRVRRLIVPGRGGDAAGLGDCLVLAEEWEELVRGNPALGASVKEKFLDILSRIGTSSAISQSVFTPDEYRALIRAGFLVSSSAFTQGSLSIASLPNLPQTTSTPSASRSESTPIRGKPIQSDAQARSATLFLSLPNTGTYLRLLGAGRAHLLTLLRRSSSAEAPLSLLKDRWDGAVETEKSFHMAKRARGEFAGVLPGKTKKWKDLYGMQFRWVLEEALGAGLVELFETGSVGPGVRCL; the protein is encoded by the exons ATGACCCTGCGTCTGACTTCTGCCCCGGTCTCTGGTATTAAGAAACGGTCCTCTACTGCTCGCACTCACCCCTCGCCCTTTGCTGCCCATGCGCGCCGCAAGCCCACCTCCAGCGGGGCCGGTGTGAAGGGTGCCGCCTCGGACTGGGGAGTCGATGACCCCCTGCCGGACCAAGGCAGCTCACAGTATATCTCCGAGACAGCGCCTGTCCAAAATGTGGTGCAGGCGATCCAGTATATCCGGACCGGCATGTTCGACGAGCTGCCCGCCCGAGCAGGCATGAACAGCACCCGTATCGCCGAAGTCCTCAACCTGCGCCGCTCGCTGCCACCTCTCGCCTCCGTGGCCCACGTACATACCCTCCTCGATGCGCCGACTCAGGTCGAACGGGAGATTGTGGAGTTGGTTCAGTCGGGTCGGGTTCGGCGCTTGATTGTTCCTGGCCGTGGCGGTGACGCTGCGGGACTGGGCGACTGCTTGGTTCTGGccgaggagtgggaggagcTGGTACGAGGGAACCCTGCGTTGGGTGCCTCGGTCAAGG AGAAATTCCTTGATATCCTCAGTCGCATTGGCACTAGCTCCGCTATCTCGCAGAGCGTCTTTACGCCAGACGAGTATAGGGCGCTGATACGCGCCGGGTTCCTGGTGTCCTCGTCGGCATTCACACAGGGCTCGTTGAGCATCGCATCTCTACCCAATTTGCCCCAAACCACTTCGACACCATCTGCCAGCCGAAGCGAGTCAACCCCCATCAGAGGCAAACCCATACAGTCCGACGCCCAGGCTCGCTCCGCAACTCTGTTCTTGTCTCTTCCCAACACGGGCACCTATCTGCGCCTGCTAGGAGCGGGTCGCGCACACCTGCTGACACTTCTACGGCGGTCCAGCTCAGCCGAAGCACCACTAAGTCTATTGAAAGACCGGTGGGATGGCGCCGTGGAGACTGAGAAAAGTTTCCACATGGCGAAGAGAGCGCGAGGAGAATTTGCGGGAGTCTTGCCTGGCAAGAcgaagaagtggaaggaTCTGTACGGGATGCAGTTTCGCTGGGTGCTGGAAGAAGCCCTGGGCGCGGGCCTGGTCGAGCTATTCGAGACTGGCAGTGTGGGACCGGGGGTGCGCTGCTTATAG
- a CDS encoding uncharacterized protein (ID:PFLUO_002758-T1.cds;~source:funannotate), with amino-acid sequence MDPLPPPYSENDQGGSGPILRDDLPSYHQPASGSKTMQSATVKFPPSVYGYLQWKLTSTFHLGPTAEEKLFAASTHSNMFQNKPTVTLHDGPTDKDPIMATVHADKWGRARPIILTLPPRPGGSHEDAIVEKMSTEKHVSPTFTFETNAAGKGARRERFEWRQSRGNEISELSSGHSYGWKLVWLSGPVVNVGGNRKERHPGISSDGKEIVAILAHNMSWSMTKGFRFAFLGTGLTGTFGENWEILTVVSALQLWYKDVINATATA; translated from the coding sequence ATGGATCCCTTACCACCACCATATTCAGAGAACGATCAGGGCGGCTCTGGGCCGATTCTGCGGGATGATCTGCCCTCCTATCACCAGCCAGCGAGCGGCTCAAAGACGATGCAAAGTGCAACAGTCAAATTCCCGCCCTCCGTGTACGGCTACCTCCAGTGGAAACTGACCAGCACTTTCCACCTGGGCCcgaccgccgaggagaagctcTTCGCAGCGTCAACTCATTCCAATATGTTCCAAAACAAGCCGACGGTCACTCTACATGATGGGCCAACTGATAAAGACCCGATCATGGCAACAGTTCACGCCGACAAATGGGGTCGGGCCAGACCCATAATTCTTACTCTCCCTCCCCGGCCGGGAGGTTCACACGAAGATGCCATCGTGGAAAAGATGAGTACGGAGAAGCACGTATCGCCGACTTTCACTTTTGAAACGAATGCAGCTGGTAAGGGCGCTAGGCGAGAGCGTTTCGAGTGGCGCCAAAGTCGTGGCAATGAAATCTCGGAACTTTCCAGTGGTCACTCTTATGGCTGGAAACTGGTGTGGCTGTCCGGGCCTGTGGTTAACGTTGGTGGGAaccgaaaagaaagacacccCGGGATTTCAAGCGATGGCAAGGAAATCGTAGCGATCCTCGCCCATAATATGTCGTGGAGCATGACCAAAGGGTTTCGATTTGCTTTCCTTGGCACTGGACTCACCGGTACATTTGGCGAGAACTGGGAGATTCTGACTGTTGTTTCGGCTCTGCAACTTTGGTACAAGGACGTAATAAATGCTACTGCAACGGCGTAG